One Luteibacter sp. 9135 DNA segment encodes these proteins:
- a CDS encoding cupin domain-containing protein produces the protein MDRTPRVFIVKIIRSKDFVASKAWGALDIANMRGITTRLHWTDQPYKWHVNDGEEVFAVLDGRVRMLYREHGVEKSVTLETGDVFYASVGTEHVAHPIGEARILVVETAGSV, from the coding sequence ATGGATCGCACTCCGAGAGTATTCATCGTGAAAATTATTCGCAGCAAAGACTTTGTAGCGTCGAAAGCCTGGGGAGCCCTGGATATCGCCAATATGCGAGGCATCACTACCAGGCTTCACTGGACGGATCAGCCGTATAAATGGCATGTCAACGACGGTGAAGAGGTCTTTGCCGTGCTCGATGGTCGCGTCCGGATGCTCTACCGGGAGCACGGGGTAGAAAAGTCAGTCACCCTCGAAACAGGCGACGTGTTCTATGCGTCGGTTGGTACAGAACACGTAGCTCACCCGATAGGCGAGGCGCGCATTCTCGTGGTGGAGACCGCCGGTAGCGTGTAG
- the lspA gene encoding signal peptidase II, with product MTARPQPNALSWLWLAAAMIVLDQLTKWWALAALQPAETPHPVIPGILNWTLTFNTGAAFSFLADSAGWQRWFFVLLAAVISVTLTVWLARTPRRDWRTALPLALIVGGALGNVIDRVHAAKVTDFIQVFLGSYPFPVFNVADSAISVGAVALIVFSLFSGPDKPTVR from the coding sequence ATGACCGCACGCCCCCAACCCAATGCCCTGTCCTGGCTGTGGCTCGCCGCGGCGATGATCGTGCTCGACCAGCTCACCAAGTGGTGGGCGCTGGCCGCCCTGCAGCCGGCCGAGACGCCGCACCCGGTGATACCCGGCATCCTCAACTGGACGCTGACCTTCAACACCGGCGCGGCCTTCAGCTTCCTGGCCGATAGCGCGGGCTGGCAGCGCTGGTTCTTCGTGCTGCTGGCCGCCGTCATCAGCGTGACACTGACGGTCTGGCTGGCGCGTACGCCGCGGCGCGACTGGCGGACGGCGCTGCCGCTGGCGCTGATCGTCGGCGGTGCGCTGGGCAACGTGATCGACCGCGTGCATGCGGCCAAGGTCACCGATTTCATCCAGGTGTTCCTGGGCAGCTACCCGTTCCCGGTGTTCAACGTGGCCGATTCCGCCATCAGCGTCGGCGCCGTGGCCCTGATCGTGTTCAGCCTGTTCAGCGGCCCCGACAAGCCGACCGTGCGATAA
- the ispH gene encoding 4-hydroxy-3-methylbut-2-enyl diphosphate reductase, with translation MDILLANPRGFCAGVDRAIAIVERALESYGAPIYVRHEVVHNRFVVERLRADGAVFVEELDDVPDGSTVIFSAHGVPKAVREEADRRGLNVFDATCPLVTKVHMEVARLGRAGHDVILIGHAGHPEVQGTMGQWNRANEGRIYLVESVEDVAELTPSQPDKLAFVTQTTLSVDDTIAIIAALRARFTAIEGPRKDDICYATQNRQDAVRRLADAVDLVLVVGSINSSNSNRLKELAEKQGVTAYLIDGAEYIQREWLEGRTRIGVTAGASAPEKLVQEVIARLQSWGAGTVRELDGEAENITFALPKELRLAG, from the coding sequence TTGGACATCCTGCTCGCCAATCCCCGTGGTTTCTGTGCCGGCGTCGACCGCGCCATTGCGATCGTGGAGCGCGCCCTGGAGTCGTACGGCGCCCCGATCTACGTCCGCCATGAAGTGGTCCACAACCGCTTCGTCGTCGAGCGCCTGCGCGCCGATGGCGCCGTGTTCGTCGAGGAACTGGACGACGTACCCGACGGCTCCACCGTGATCTTCAGCGCCCACGGCGTGCCCAAGGCCGTCCGTGAGGAAGCCGACCGCCGCGGCCTCAACGTGTTCGACGCCACCTGCCCGCTGGTCACCAAGGTGCATATGGAAGTCGCGCGCCTGGGCCGCGCCGGCCACGACGTCATCCTCATCGGCCACGCCGGGCATCCCGAGGTGCAGGGCACGATGGGCCAGTGGAACCGCGCCAACGAGGGCCGCATCTACCTGGTCGAGTCCGTGGAAGATGTCGCCGAGCTGACGCCGTCGCAGCCCGACAAGCTGGCCTTCGTCACCCAGACCACGTTGTCCGTGGACGACACCATCGCCATCATCGCCGCGCTGCGGGCGCGCTTTACCGCCATCGAGGGCCCGCGCAAGGACGACATCTGCTACGCCACCCAGAACCGGCAGGACGCCGTGCGCCGCCTGGCGGACGCCGTGGACCTGGTGCTGGTGGTGGGCTCGATCAACAGCTCCAACTCCAACCGCCTGAAGGAGCTGGCCGAGAAGCAGGGCGTTACCGCCTATCTGATCGACGGCGCCGAGTACATCCAGCGCGAATGGCTGGAGGGTCGCACCCGTATCGGTGTCACCGCGGGCGCCTCTGCACCGGAGAAACTGGTCCAGGAAGTGATCGCCCGGCTGCAATCGTGGGGCGCGGGCACCGTTCGCGAACTGGACGGCGAGGCCGAGAACATCACCTTCGCGCTGCCGAAGGAACTCCGCCTGGCCGGTTGA
- the murJ gene encoding murein biosynthesis integral membrane protein MurJ encodes MKTPSLLRGMLSFSGMTMISRVLGLVRDMAINASFGANAATDAFWVAFRIPNFMRRLFAEGSFSTAFVPVFTEVKETRPHADLKDLMARTSGTLGGVLLVVVALGVVFAPQVTALFSPGAVDSAGKFDLTVNLLRLTFPFLLFVSLTALSGGALNSFHRFGLPALTPVILNLCMIAGALWLAPRLQTPIMAMGWAILVAGFLQLVFQLPTLKRLDLLALPRWGWRSPEVRRIMTLMVPTLFGSSVAQINLLLDTVIASLLIAGSQSWLSQADRFLELPLGVFGVALGTVILPSLSRHHVATDKDGFSRALDWGLRTTLLIAVPAMFALMILSFPLVATIFQHGRFTAFDTKMASMSISALSFGLPAFALVKVVLPAFYARKDTRTPVRAGVASLVANMVFNVAFLGLLFFLWATPAQKAGSWMAALATIPGLHMALGMASALASYINLLLLWRWLGKAGVYTRQPGWGRHLVRLAVACAAMIVVLLVGLHVWPEWSDVEKWERVGHLAILVAAGGGAYVTALFALGFRLRDLRAR; translated from the coding sequence ATGAAAACCCCCAGTCTTCTTCGCGGCATGCTGTCCTTCAGCGGCATGACCATGATCTCTCGCGTGCTCGGCCTGGTACGCGACATGGCGATCAACGCGTCGTTCGGTGCCAACGCCGCCACGGATGCCTTCTGGGTGGCCTTTCGCATCCCCAACTTCATGCGCCGTCTGTTCGCGGAGGGCTCGTTCTCCACCGCCTTCGTGCCCGTGTTCACCGAGGTCAAGGAAACCCGGCCGCACGCGGACCTGAAGGACCTGATGGCGCGGACGTCCGGCACGCTGGGTGGCGTGCTGCTGGTGGTCGTGGCGCTGGGGGTGGTCTTCGCGCCGCAGGTCACCGCGCTGTTTTCGCCTGGCGCGGTGGACTCCGCGGGCAAGTTCGATCTCACGGTGAACCTGCTGCGCCTGACCTTTCCCTTCCTGCTGTTCGTCTCGCTCACCGCGTTGAGCGGCGGCGCATTGAACAGTTTCCACCGCTTCGGCCTGCCGGCGCTCACCCCGGTGATCCTCAACCTGTGCATGATCGCGGGCGCCCTGTGGCTCGCGCCGCGCCTGCAGACGCCGATCATGGCGATGGGCTGGGCTATCCTGGTTGCCGGTTTCCTGCAACTGGTGTTCCAGCTGCCCACGCTGAAACGGCTGGACCTGCTGGCGCTGCCGCGCTGGGGCTGGCGCTCGCCGGAGGTGCGCCGGATCATGACGCTGATGGTGCCGACTCTGTTCGGATCGTCCGTGGCGCAGATCAACCTGCTGCTGGATACGGTGATCGCTTCGCTGCTGATCGCCGGCTCGCAGAGCTGGCTGTCCCAGGCCGACCGCTTCCTCGAGCTGCCGCTGGGCGTGTTCGGGGTTGCGCTGGGCACCGTCATCCTGCCTTCGCTGTCGCGCCACCATGTGGCCACCGATAAGGACGGCTTCTCCCGCGCCCTCGACTGGGGCCTGCGTACCACGCTGCTGATCGCGGTGCCGGCCATGTTCGCCCTGATGATCCTGTCGTTCCCCCTGGTGGCGACCATTTTCCAGCACGGCCGTTTCACGGCGTTCGACACGAAGATGGCGTCGATGTCGATCTCCGCGTTGAGCTTCGGCCTGCCGGCGTTCGCCTTGGTCAAGGTGGTGTTGCCGGCCTTCTACGCCCGCAAGGACACCCGCACGCCGGTCCGCGCGGGCGTGGCCTCGCTGGTGGCCAACATGGTGTTCAACGTCGCTTTCCTTGGCCTGCTGTTTTTTCTCTGGGCCACCCCGGCGCAGAAAGCGGGCTCCTGGATGGCGGCGCTGGCGACCATCCCGGGGCTGCACATGGCACTGGGCATGGCCAGCGCCCTGGCCAGCTACATCAACCTGCTGTTGCTGTGGCGCTGGCTGGGCAAGGCTGGCGTCTATACGCGGCAGCCGGGATGGGGCCGGCACTTGGTCCGCCTGGCGGTGGCCTGCGCCGCGATGATCGTGGTGCTGCTGGTGGGCCTGCACGTGTGGCCGGAGTGGAGCGACGTGGAGAAGTGGGAGCGGGTGGGGCACCTCGCCATCCTGGTCGCCGCCGGCGGTGGCGCCTACGTCACGGCGCTCTTCGCCCTCGGATTCCGCCTGCGCGACCTGCGGGCGCGCTGA
- a CDS encoding SDR family oxidoreductase — protein MDIQGNTILITGGGSGIGRALAEAFHARGNRVVIAGRRQAALDETTAANPGMASALLDIEAPSSIGEFAERLTREHPALNVVIHNAGIMRPEDIKDGATDTAEATIATNLLGPIRLNAALIGHLLAQPKATVMTVSSGLAFTPLSLTPTYCATKAAIHSYSNSLRYQLRNSNVQVMELVPPYVQTELMGEQQKNDPNAMPLDAFIAEVMRLIESQPDAHEILVERVKPLRFAEASGNFEAFFQQFNDQMARHAP, from the coding sequence ATGGATATCCAGGGCAATACCATTCTCATCACGGGCGGCGGCTCCGGCATCGGTCGCGCCCTGGCCGAGGCCTTCCATGCACGCGGCAACCGGGTCGTGATCGCGGGGCGTCGTCAGGCCGCGCTGGACGAGACCACCGCCGCCAATCCCGGCATGGCCTCCGCCTTGCTCGACATCGAGGCCCCCTCTTCCATCGGCGAGTTCGCGGAACGGCTTACCCGTGAGCATCCCGCGCTCAACGTGGTGATCCACAACGCCGGCATCATGCGGCCCGAGGACATAAAGGACGGCGCCACGGATACCGCCGAGGCCACCATCGCCACCAACCTGCTGGGCCCCATCCGCCTCAACGCCGCGCTGATCGGCCATTTGTTGGCGCAGCCGAAGGCGACGGTGATGACGGTGTCCTCCGGCCTGGCATTCACCCCGCTCTCGCTTACGCCTACCTACTGCGCCACCAAGGCGGCGATCCACTCGTACTCGAACTCGCTGCGCTACCAACTGCGGAACAGCAACGTGCAGGTGATGGAGCTGGTGCCGCCCTACGTGCAGACCGAACTGATGGGCGAGCAGCAGAAGAACGACCCGAATGCCATGCCGCTGGACGCGTTCATCGCAGAAGTGATGCGGTTGATCGAGTCACAGCCGGACGCCCACGAGATCCTGGTCGAGCGGGTCAAGCCACTGCGCTTCGCCGAAGCCAGCGGCAACTTCGAGGCGTTCTTCCAGCAGTTCAACGACCAGATGGCCAGGCACGCGCCCTGA
- a CDS encoding winged helix-turn-helix transcriptional regulator, translating into MSSPTPRKPRYDEPCRAMGEQRTDAALDALVRDIIGRVADQWTMLCLEVLADHGRLRFGRLAQLIGDVSQKMLTKTLRQMEADGLVTRTVYPVVPPRVEYELTPIGLSLGAAFCGVWLWAEEHHDAIVASRAAFKARQADD; encoded by the coding sequence ATGTCTTCGCCAACACCGCGCAAGCCCCGCTATGACGAGCCCTGTCGCGCCATGGGCGAGCAGCGTACCGACGCCGCGCTGGATGCGCTGGTGCGCGACATCATCGGGCGCGTTGCCGATCAGTGGACCATGCTCTGCCTGGAGGTACTGGCGGACCACGGCCGCCTGCGCTTCGGTCGTCTGGCCCAACTCATCGGCGACGTCAGCCAGAAAATGCTGACCAAGACGCTGCGCCAGATGGAGGCTGATGGACTGGTCACCCGCACCGTGTATCCCGTGGTGCCGCCGCGCGTGGAATACGAGCTGACGCCCATCGGACTGAGCCTGGGCGCGGCATTCTGCGGGGTGTGGCTATGGGCGGAAGAGCATCACGACGCCATCGTCGCGTCGCGTGCCGCCTTCAAGGCGCGGCAGGCGGACGACTGA
- the ileS gene encoding isoleucine--tRNA ligase, which produces MTQDYKNTINLPQTAFPMRGDLPKREPGWLATWERVGRYAQIQAKAADRDKVFVLHDGPPYANGAIHLGHAVNKVLKDVVVKSRLMAGYRAPYVPGWDCHGLPIEIAIEKKFGKAGDKLNAAEFRQKCREYAMAQIDLQRADFKRLGVLGDWEKPYRTLDFTYEADMIRALARIVDNGHVVRGAKPVYWCFDCGSALAEAEIEYAERTSPAVDVAYDAVYPKDLGAEFGVDVGDAIVAVPIWTTTPWTLPSSQAVSLGGEIDYALVEGPSRDGKRVLLVIASALVEKALARYGVETTGGVLGRVQGAVLENKPLRHPFYDRQVPLILGDHVSDEDGTGAVHTSPDHGAEDFAVGQHYGIGTLNYVDGRGVYRSDLPLAGDVSLAGTHIWKANDQLVDLLRGRGVLLAFAKLTHSYPHCWRHKTPVIYRATPQWFIGMETAGLRRTALDAIGSVRWVPGWGEERIGGMVEGRPDWCISRQRTWGVPITLFIDKNTHEPHPDSVALMEKVAQKVAQEGIDCWFTLDPRELIGDDADTYEKVTDVLDVWFDSGTSHFAVIGARPELQAGNASEYKVMYLEGSDQHRGWFQSSLLTSAAIHGRAPYDHVLTHGFTVDAQGRKMSKSLGNGIEPQDIMKTLGADILRLWICSTDYRNEMSLSDEILKRVADTYRRIRNTVRFLLGNLDGFDPDKHLLATDACLDLDRWAVQQAADTQAAIVAAYERYDFPEIVQRVQNFCTNELGALYLDITKDRLYTMPTDSRGRRSAQSAMYRIAEAMLRWLTPIVTFTAEEAWAQLPGTREESPLFETWYEGLDARQDAETRGWWSQLLAIRETASHVLEGMRKVGQIGASLDATLTIHADKATQVALAASASELRFFFITSDVALADLDSRPASAERVELDGAEVYVSAAVSDAAKCIRCWHHRPDVGVDPAHPEICGRCVDNVTGQGEDRRWF; this is translated from the coding sequence ATGACCCAGGATTACAAGAACACCATCAATCTGCCGCAGACGGCTTTCCCGATGCGCGGCGACCTGCCCAAGCGCGAGCCGGGCTGGCTGGCCACGTGGGAGCGCGTGGGCCGCTACGCGCAGATCCAGGCCAAGGCCGCCGATCGCGACAAGGTGTTCGTGCTGCACGACGGCCCGCCGTACGCTAACGGCGCCATCCACCTGGGTCACGCGGTCAACAAGGTGCTGAAGGACGTCGTGGTCAAGTCCAGGCTGATGGCTGGCTACCGCGCACCTTACGTTCCCGGCTGGGATTGCCACGGCCTGCCGATCGAGATCGCGATCGAGAAGAAGTTCGGCAAGGCGGGCGACAAGCTCAATGCCGCGGAATTCCGGCAGAAGTGCCGCGAGTACGCGATGGCGCAGATCGACCTGCAGCGCGCCGACTTCAAGCGCCTGGGCGTGCTGGGCGACTGGGAAAAGCCGTACCGCACGCTCGATTTCACCTATGAGGCCGACATGATCCGCGCGCTGGCGCGCATCGTCGACAACGGCCACGTGGTCCGCGGCGCCAAGCCGGTCTACTGGTGTTTCGACTGCGGCTCGGCGTTGGCCGAGGCCGAGATCGAATACGCCGAGCGCACCTCGCCGGCGGTGGACGTGGCCTACGACGCCGTGTACCCGAAGGACCTCGGTGCCGAGTTCGGCGTGGATGTGGGCGACGCCATCGTTGCCGTGCCCATCTGGACCACCACGCCGTGGACGCTGCCGTCCAGCCAGGCGGTGTCGCTGGGTGGCGAGATCGACTACGCCCTCGTCGAGGGCCCGTCGCGCGACGGCAAGCGGGTGCTGCTGGTGATCGCCTCGGCCCTCGTGGAGAAGGCCCTGGCCCGCTACGGCGTGGAAACCACCGGCGGCGTGCTCGGCCGCGTGCAGGGCGCCGTGCTGGAAAACAAGCCGCTGCGCCATCCGTTCTACGACCGGCAGGTGCCGCTGATCCTCGGCGACCACGTGTCGGACGAAGACGGCACCGGTGCGGTGCACACCTCGCCGGACCACGGCGCGGAGGATTTCGCGGTCGGCCAGCACTACGGCATCGGCACGCTCAACTATGTCGACGGCCGCGGCGTCTATCGTTCTGACCTGCCGCTCGCGGGTGATGTCTCGCTGGCCGGCACGCACATCTGGAAGGCCAACGACCAGCTGGTCGACCTGCTGCGTGGTCGTGGCGTGCTGCTGGCCTTCGCCAAGCTCACCCACAGCTACCCGCATTGCTGGCGCCACAAGACCCCGGTGATCTACCGCGCCACGCCGCAGTGGTTCATCGGCATGGAGACCGCCGGCCTGCGCCGCACCGCGCTGGATGCGATCGGCTCCGTGCGCTGGGTACCGGGCTGGGGCGAAGAACGCATCGGCGGCATGGTGGAAGGTCGTCCCGACTGGTGCATCTCGCGCCAGCGCACGTGGGGCGTGCCGATCACCCTGTTCATCGACAAGAACACCCACGAGCCCCATCCGGACTCCGTCGCCCTGATGGAGAAAGTGGCGCAGAAGGTGGCCCAGGAGGGCATCGACTGCTGGTTCACGCTGGACCCGCGCGAGCTGATCGGCGACGACGCCGACACCTATGAGAAAGTCACCGATGTCCTGGACGTGTGGTTCGATTCGGGCACCAGTCATTTCGCCGTGATCGGCGCGCGCCCCGAGCTGCAGGCCGGCAACGCCAGCGAATACAAGGTGATGTACCTCGAGGGCTCGGACCAGCATCGCGGCTGGTTCCAGTCCTCGCTGCTCACCTCCGCCGCCATCCACGGCCGCGCGCCCTACGACCACGTGCTGACGCACGGGTTCACGGTGGACGCGCAGGGCCGCAAGATGTCCAAGTCGCTGGGCAACGGCATCGAGCCGCAGGACATCATGAAGACGCTCGGCGCGGACATCCTGCGCCTGTGGATCTGCTCCACCGATTACCGCAACGAGATGTCGCTGTCGGACGAGATCCTCAAGCGCGTGGCCGACACCTATCGGCGCATCCGCAACACGGTGCGCTTCCTGCTCGGCAACCTGGACGGCTTCGATCCGGACAAGCACCTGCTCGCCACGGACGCCTGCCTCGACCTGGACCGCTGGGCCGTGCAGCAGGCCGCTGATACGCAGGCTGCGATCGTTGCGGCCTACGAGCGCTACGACTTCCCGGAGATCGTGCAGCGCGTGCAGAACTTCTGCACCAACGAACTGGGCGCGCTGTACCTGGATATCACCAAGGACCGGCTCTACACGATGCCGACCGACAGCCGCGGCCGCCGCAGCGCGCAGAGCGCGATGTACCGCATCGCCGAGGCCATGCTGCGCTGGCTGACGCCGATCGTGACCTTCACGGCGGAAGAGGCCTGGGCGCAGCTGCCGGGCACGCGCGAAGAGTCGCCGCTGTTCGAGACATGGTACGAGGGCCTGGACGCGCGCCAGGACGCCGAGACGCGCGGCTGGTGGAGCCAGTTGCTGGCTATCCGCGAGACGGCGTCCCATGTGCTCGAGGGCATGCGCAAGGTCGGCCAGATCGGTGCCTCGCTGGATGCCACGCTGACGATCCACGCCGACAAGGCCACCCAGGTGGCGCTGGCGGCATCGGCGAGCGAGCTGCGCTTCTTCTTCATCACCTCCGACGTGGCGCTGGCGGACCTGGACAGCCGCCCGGCCTCGGCGGAGCGGGTGGAGCTGGACGGCGCGGAGGTCTACGTGTCCGCCGCTGTCAGCGACGCGGCCAAGTGCATCCGTTGCTGGCACCACCGCCCCGATGTCGGCGTCGATCCGGCGCACCCGGAGATCTGCGGTCGCTGCGTGGACAACGTGACGGGGCAGGGCGAGGATCGCCGCTGGTTCTGA
- the rpsT gene encoding 30S ribosomal protein S20, which yields MANIKSAKKRARQSEQRRLRNVSARSMVRSALKKVVKAIDAKDKASAVSAYAIAVPVMDRYAARGLIHKNKAARHKSRLNAKIRDLA from the coding sequence TTGGCCAACATCAAGTCCGCGAAGAAGCGTGCGCGTCAGTCGGAGCAGCGCCGTCTGCGCAACGTCAGCGCGCGTTCCATGGTGCGTTCCGCACTGAAGAAGGTCGTCAAGGCGATCGACGCCAAGGACAAGGCAAGCGCAGTCAGCGCGTACGCCATCGCCGTGCCGGTGATGGATCGTTACGCTGCCCGCGGCCTGATCCACAAGAACAAGGCAGCTCGCCATAAGAGCCGCCTGAACGCGAAGATCCGCGACCTGGCGTAA
- a CDS encoding bifunctional riboflavin kinase/FAD synthetase, producing the protein MTLQLHRDVDGPCLAPQGSVVAIGAFDGLHLGHQAILAEVRQRAEAQGLVPAVITFEPLPRAFFSKEPVPRLTGMREKAEGMTAAGIDQLLSLRFDEALTQMSAEDFVRRVIVERLAAREVWVGEDFRFGHRRGGDFALLQSMGAELGFTAHAVAPVLVDGERVSSTRVRQLLGESRFADAATLLGRPFVIDGHVEYGKQLGRTLGYPTANVHLPERVSPVRGIFAVRIGVGEGPCSWPGVASLGVRPTVNEVAEPLLEAHLFDFSGDLYGMRIAVEFVRKLRDEEKFDGLDALTAQMRQDEIAARQALGMNPILVDA; encoded by the coding sequence ATGACGTTGCAACTGCACCGCGACGTCGACGGCCCGTGCCTCGCCCCCCAGGGCAGCGTCGTGGCGATCGGCGCCTTCGACGGGCTACACCTCGGTCACCAGGCCATCCTTGCCGAAGTGCGCCAGCGCGCCGAGGCCCAGGGTCTGGTCCCCGCGGTCATCACCTTCGAGCCGCTGCCCCGTGCCTTCTTCTCGAAGGAGCCTGTGCCGCGCCTGACGGGCATGCGCGAGAAGGCGGAAGGCATGACGGCGGCCGGCATCGATCAATTGCTCTCCCTGCGCTTCGACGAAGCCCTGACGCAGATGTCCGCCGAGGACTTCGTCCGTCGCGTCATCGTCGAGCGTCTGGCCGCCCGTGAGGTGTGGGTGGGCGAGGACTTCCGTTTCGGCCATCGTCGCGGCGGCGATTTCGCCCTGCTGCAGTCGATGGGCGCCGAGCTGGGCTTCACGGCCCATGCCGTGGCGCCTGTGCTCGTCGATGGCGAGCGCGTGTCGTCCACGCGGGTGCGCCAGCTGCTGGGCGAAAGCCGTTTCGCCGATGCCGCCACCCTGCTGGGTCGCCCGTTCGTCATCGACGGACACGTGGAGTACGGCAAGCAGCTGGGCCGCACCCTGGGCTATCCCACCGCCAACGTGCACCTGCCGGAGCGGGTCAGCCCCGTGCGCGGCATCTTCGCGGTGCGCATCGGTGTGGGCGAAGGCCCGTGCAGCTGGCCCGGCGTGGCCAGCCTGGGTGTCCGGCCCACCGTGAACGAAGTGGCCGAGCCCTTGCTGGAAGCCCACCTGTTCGACTTCTCCGGCGATCTCTACGGCATGCGCATCGCCGTGGAGTTCGTCCGGAAACTGCGTGACGAAGAAAAATTCGACGGCCTCGACGCCCTGACCGCTCAGATGCGCCAGGACGAGATCGCCGCCCGGCAGGCCCTTGGCATGAACCCCATACTTGTCGATGCATGA